A genomic window from Aricia agestis chromosome 8, ilAriAges1.1, whole genome shotgun sequence includes:
- the LOC121729859 gene encoding ribonuclease H2 subunit B, producing MSTRSKKKIQQKSQAEHHTNKHITSSWVLMVKDELCKNENFSIITLPHPSHGGPSKFCVDTSNKKMYEVVTYSEPYRSWFIGESVKSNGDLLMVTPFNAVFLILPRLREQCKSRAIPLEDLLSEKGFTKILDLIRLDDVADVKEVGDIKAFKYNEKKAIDWLEKRVRRLANVLKEKNIHVTSGAASATFVSSSISDIDPELYLKYAFGIVSEYLDDYFSGQLEKHFNFPADTIETVGNKRKTEENDNGVSKKLKYENNGEEENINFINIKSPETKAVKSLTAKEKARQKAASGSKTISSFFTKK from the exons CAAACACATTACCAGTTCATGGGTGTTAATGGTTAAGG ATGAATTATGTAAGAATGAGAACTTTTCTATAATAACACTTCCACATCCATCTCATGGGGGCCCCAGTAAGTTCTGCGTAGATACATCAAACAAGAAGATGTATGAAGTGGTCACATACAGCGAACCATATCGGTCATGGTTTATTGGAGAATCTGTGAAATCCAATGGAGACCTGCTAATGGTGACACCTTTCAATGCAGTGTTTCTTA TACTACCAAGGCTGAGGGAACAGTGTAAGAGCCGAGCTATACCTTTAGAAGATTTGCTGTCTGAAAAGGGGTTTACAAAAATCCTAGATTTAATAAGATTGGATGACGTAGCTGATGTTAAG gaaGTGGGAGatataaaggcatttaaatatAATGAAAAGAAAGCCATTGACTGGTTGGAAAAAAGAGTCAGAAGGTTGGCCAATGtgttgaaagaaaaaaatatccatGTCACATCCGGAGCTGCATCTGCTACATTTGTATCCAGCAGTATAAGTGATATAGACCCtg agctatatttaaaatatgcatTTGGAATAGTATCAGAATACCTAGATGATTATTTTAGTGGTCAGCTAGAAAAACATTTCAACTTTCCTGCCGACACAATTGAAACTGTTGGCAATAAGAGAAAAACTGAAGAAAATGATAATGGTGTttctaaaaagttaaaatacgaGAATAATGGCGAAGAAGAAAAcattaatttcataaatattaagTCGCCAGAAACAAAAGCAGTAAAGTCATTAACGGCTAAAGAAAAAGCGCGACAGAAAGCTGCAAGCGGCTCCAAAACTATCTCATCTTTCTTTACcaaaaaatga